One window of Quercus robur chromosome 5, dhQueRobu3.1, whole genome shotgun sequence genomic DNA carries:
- the LOC126725895 gene encoding dormancy-associated protein 2-like — MKPITSFLLAILVITVSVSLATRPESDRSFSAQLKHSKDKPNNNNNNNKGGESGSGGGTGNDGGMGGFFSPGGGFNIPGFGNGVGGGYGGGFGGPNGGYSKGGIIRPTVVCKDKGPCYNKKLTCPAKCFTSYSNSGKGYGGGGGGGGCTMDCKNKCIAYC, encoded by the coding sequence ATGAAACCCATAACAAGCTTTCTCTTAGCCATTCTGGTCATCACAGTCTCAGTCTCTCTGGCAACCCGACCCGAATCTGACAGGTCATTCTCAGCCCAGCTCAAACACTCCAAGGACaaacccaacaacaacaacaacaacaataaaggTGGTGAAAGTGGAAGTGGAGGTGGAACTGGAAATGATGGTGGCATGGGCGGGTTCTTTAGTCCTGGAGGCGGGTTCAACATACCTGGGTTTGGAAATGGTGTTGGAGGCGGGTATGGAGGCGGGTTTGGAGGTCCAAATGGAGGGTACTCAAAAGGTGGTATAATAAGGCCCACAGTGGTGTGTAAAGACAAGGGTCCATGTTACAACAAGAAGCTCACATGTCCAGCCAAGTGCTTCACTTCCTACAGCAACTCAGGCAAGGGTtatggaggtggtggtggtggtggtggctgcaCCATGGATTGCAAGAACAAATGTATTGCTTATTGTTAG